One window from the genome of Pseudobdellovibrionaceae bacterium encodes:
- the menA gene encoding 1,4-dihydroxy-2-naphthoate octaprenyltransferase, producing the protein MINKQTLKALLISSRPATLTASLAPILVAYFMAERIEKDTVVAWYLIPILVAALSIQIATNFFNDYLDFVKGGDKEDRLGPTRVTSAGLLSPQQVKRWALGFCGLAFVAGIPLVLRGGEIFLLLGLISLAMTYLYTGTRFSLAYTGWADLFVVAFFGCFAVAGTYYLLSLSWNPWALLVGLQLGSLCNILLLVNNLRDQKQDAANNKKTVVVRFGRRFGLLEYLVLILIAFFPILFWPFISYPLLLFVFQFPYLFCSLYLWNWVRKNEPSAQYNKILKFSSIIYLGFTLMCCAGLRMF; encoded by the coding sequence ATGATAAATAAACAAACACTAAAAGCCCTTTTGATCTCCTCACGGCCCGCTACATTGACAGCATCTTTAGCCCCTATTTTGGTGGCGTACTTTATGGCGGAAAGAATTGAAAAAGACACGGTAGTGGCTTGGTATTTGATACCGATATTGGTTGCCGCTTTAAGTATTCAGATTGCGACAAATTTCTTTAATGATTATTTGGACTTTGTTAAAGGCGGAGACAAAGAAGATCGCTTAGGTCCTACACGAGTCACCAGTGCGGGTTTGCTATCTCCTCAGCAGGTCAAGCGTTGGGCTTTGGGATTTTGTGGATTGGCCTTTGTGGCAGGCATACCCTTGGTGCTTCGTGGAGGCGAAATCTTTTTGCTTTTGGGATTGATCAGTTTGGCTATGACTTACCTCTATACGGGGACACGGTTTTCTTTGGCTTACACGGGGTGGGCTGACCTTTTTGTTGTGGCCTTCTTTGGATGTTTTGCCGTTGCAGGGACCTATTATTTATTATCTTTAAGTTGGAATCCATGGGCTTTGCTGGTGGGTCTGCAACTAGGGTCTTTGTGTAACATTCTGCTATTGGTGAATAACCTCAGAGATCAAAAACAAGATGCCGCCAACAATAAAAAAACTGTGGTCGTGCGTTTTGGTCGACGCTTTGGCTTGCTGGAGTACCTTGTGCTAATCTTAATAGCTTTTTTCCCGATCTTATTCTGGCCATTTATCTCTTACCCGTTGTTGCTTTTTGTATTTCAATTTCCATACTTATTTTGCTCTTTATATTTATGGAACTGGGTACGCAAGAATGAGCCATCAGCGCAGTACAATAAGATATTGAAGTTTTCGTCTATAATATATTTAGGATTTACGTTAATGTGCTGTGCGGGTCTTCGAATGTTTTAA